In the genome of Nymphaea colorata isolate Beijing-Zhang1983 chromosome 9, ASM883128v2, whole genome shotgun sequence, one region contains:
- the LOC116259911 gene encoding abscisic stress-ripening protein 1-like codes for METVKHGHHHLFHGEEKHEKTPEQQLKHHKHMQRLAKAGTVTAGAYALHEKHKAKKDPENAHSHRIKEEIAATVAVGGVVLVMHEHHEKKAAKKKIKEEKKKGNGH; via the exons ATGGAGACGGTGAAGCACGGCCACCACCACCTCTTTCATGGGGAGGAGAAGCATGAAAAGACTCCAGAGCAACAACTGAAGCATCACAAGCACATGCAGCGCCTTGCCAAAGCCGGAACTGTTACTGCCGGTGCCTATGCCCTG CATGAGAAGCACAAAGCGAAAAAGGACCCAGAGAATGCGCATTCACACAGAATAAAGGAGGAGATTGCTGCTACCGTTGCTGTTGGTGGAGTGGTGTTGGTGATGCATGAGCACCACGAAAAGAAGGcagcaaagaagaagatcaaggaagagaagaagaaaggaaacggTCATTGA
- the LOC116259912 gene encoding abscisic stress-ripening protein 1-like: METEKHGHHHFFHGEKKHEQTREQQLKHHKHMGRLAKVGTVTAGAYALHEKHKAKKDPENAHSHRIKEEIAATVAVGGVVLVMHEHHEKKAAKKKIKEEKKKGNGH; the protein is encoded by the exons ATGGAGACGGAGAAGCACGGCCACCACCACTTCTTTCATGGGGAGAAGAAGCATGAACAGACTCGAGAGCAACAACTGAAGCATCACAAGCACATGGGGCGCCTGGCCAAAGTCGGAACTGTTACTGCCGGTGCCTATGCCCTG CATGAGAAGCACAAAGCGAAAAAGGACCCAGAGAATGCACATTCACACAGAATAAAGGAGGAGATTGCTGCCACAGTTGCTGTTGGCGGCGTGGTGTTGGTGATGCATGAGCACCACGAAAAGAAGGcagcaaagaagaagatcaaggaagagaagaagaaaggaaacggCCATTGA
- the LOC116260048 gene encoding abscisic stress-ripening protein 1-like isoform X3, translating to METEKHGHHHLFHGEKKLEKTPEQQLKHHKNMQRLAKVGTVTAGAYALHEKHKAKKDPENAHSHRIKEEIAATVAVGGVVLVMHEHHEKKAAKKKIKEEKKKGNGH from the exons ATGGAGACGGAGAAGCACGGCCACCACCACCTGTTTCATGGGGAGAAAAAGCTTGAAAAGACTCCAGAGCAACAACTGAAGCATCACAAGAACATGCAGCGCCTTGCCAAAGTCGGAACTGTTACTGCCGGTGCCTATGCCCTG CATGAGAAGCACAAAGCGAAAAAGGACCCAGAGAATGCGCATTCACACAGAATCAAGGAGGAGATTGCCGCTACCGTTGCTGTTGGTGGCGTGGTGTTGGTGATGCATGAGCACCACGAAAAGAAGGcagcaaagaagaagatcaaggaagagaagaagaaaggaaacggCCATTGA
- the LOC116260048 gene encoding abscisic stress-ripening protein 1-like isoform X2, translated as METEKHGHHHLFHGEKKLEKTPEQQLKHHKNMQRLAKVGTVTAGAYALHEKHKTKKDPENAHSHRIKEEIAATVAVGGVVLVMHEHHEKKAAKKKIKEGKKKGNGL; from the exons ATGGAGACGGAGAAGCACGGCCACCACCACCTGTTTCATGGGGAGAAAAAGCTTGAAAAGACTCCAGAGCAACAACTGAAGCATCACAAGAACATGCAGCGCCTTGCCAAAGTCGGAACTGTTACTGCCGGTGCCTATGCCCTG CATGAGAAGCACAAAACGAAAAAGGACCCAGAGAATGCACATTCACACAGAATCAAGGAGGAGATTGCTGCTACAGTTGCTGTTGGTGGCGTGGTGTTGGTGATGCATGAGCACCACGAAAAGAAGGcagcaaagaagaagatcaaggaagggaagaagaaaggaaacggCCTCTGA
- the LOC116260049 gene encoding abscisic stress-ripening protein 1-like: METEKHGHHHLFHGEKKHEKAPEKQLKHHKHMQLLGKVGTVAAGAYALHEKNKAKKDPENAHAHKVKEGIAAAIAVGSAGLVFHERHEKKAAKKMVKEEKKGNGH; this comes from the exons ATGGAGACGGAGAAGCACGGCCACCACCACCTCTTCCATGGGGAGAAGAAGCATGAAAAGGCTCCCGAAAAACAACTGAAGCATCACAAGCACATGCAGCTTCTAGGCAAAGTCGGAACTGTTGCTGCCGGTGCCTATGCCTTG CATGAGAAGAACAAAGCGAAAAAGGACCCAGAGaatgcacatgcacacaaagTCAAGGAGGGGATTGCTGCTGCCATTGCTGTTGGAAGCGCGGGGTTGGTGTTCCATGAACGCCACGAAAAGAAGGCAGCAAAAAAGATGgttaaggaagagaagaaaggaaacggCCATTGA
- the LOC116260048 gene encoding abscisic stress-ripening protein 1-like isoform X1, which translates to METVKHGHHHLFHGEKKHEKTPEQQLKHHKHMGRLAKVGTVTAGAYALHEKHKAKKDPENAHSHRIKEEIAATVAVGGVVLVMHEHHEKKAAKKKIKEEKKKGNGH; encoded by the exons ATGGAGACGGTGAAACACGGCCATCACCACCTCTTTCATGGTGAGAAGAAGCATGAAAAGACTCCAGAGCAACAACTGAAGCATCACAAGCACATGGGGCGCCTGGCCAAAGTCGGAACTGTTACTGCCGGTGCCTATGCCCTG CATGAGAAGCACAAAGCGAAAAAGGACCCAGAGAATGCGCATTCACACAGAATCAAGGAGGAGATTGCCGCTACCGTTGCTGTTGGTGGCGTGGTGTTGGTGATGCATGAGCACCACGAAAAGAAGGcagcaaagaagaagatcaaggaagagaagaagaaaggaaacggCCATTGA
- the LOC116260069 gene encoding abscisic stress-ripening protein 1-like, with protein MFIPTTAQSFYVFLPSFCRFIKPVESSQLWGIVGFLSESQIRDTVSLGIMETEKHGHHHLFHGEKKHEKAPEQQLKHHKHMQLLGKVGTVTAGAYALHEKNKAKKDTENAHAHKVKEGIAAAIAVGSAGLVFHEHHEKKAAKKMVKEEKKKGNGH; from the exons ATGTTCATCCCGACCACTGCACAATCCTTCTACGTCTTTCTCCCTTCCTTCTGTCGCTTCATAAAACCAGTTGAATCCTCGCAACTTTGGGGGATTGTTGGCTTTTTGTCTGAGTCACAAATCAGAGACACAGTTTCTTTAGGCATCATGGAGACGGAGAAGCACGGCCACCACCACCTCTTTCATGGGGAGAAGAAGCATGAAAAGGCTCCCGAACAACAACTGAAGCATCACAAGCACATGCAGCTTCTAGGCAAAGTCGGAACTGTTACTGCCGGTGCCTATGCCTTG CATGAGAAGAACAAAGCGAAAAAGGATACAGAGAATGCACATGCGCACAAAGTAAAGGAGGGGATTGCTGCTGCCATTGCTGTTGGAAGCGCGGGGTTGGTGTTCCATGAACACCACGAAAAGAAGGCAGCAAAAAAGATGgttaaggaagagaagaagaaaggaaacggCCATTGA